A stretch of the Engraulis encrasicolus isolate BLACKSEA-1 chromosome 19, IST_EnEncr_1.0, whole genome shotgun sequence genome encodes the following:
- the LOC134434951 gene encoding thrombospondin-1-like: MMLSALFLLLMVWNCEGVRLPENRDDNSIFDLFELARVPPKHSGVSLVKGPDPNSPAYKILNPNLIPSVPEVSFRDIIDSIQTEKGFLLLATFKQARKTRGSILTVEKKDGSGPVFEIISNGKANSLDLVYTTMNKQQVVSIDDAFLSTGGWKNITLFVQEDRAQLYVGCEEVNIAELDASIHRILTQEVADSANLRIGKGAVKDRFMGVLQNVRFVFRTSLEAILRNMGCQSQSTISEVITLDNPVNGSSPAIRTDYTGHKTKDAPGVCGFTCEDLDSMFKELKGLGMVVKQLSNELREVTKDNQLIMSTMKIHSGVCLHNGIVYNDRDEWTVDACTECTCQNSATVCRRISCPLVPCQNATVPEGQCCPRCGEIDTEGAGWSPWSEWTQCSVTCGRGTQTRGRSCDRITNSCEGSSVQTRDCFLQECDKRFRQDGGWSHWSPWSSCSVTCGEGVITRIRLCNSPTPQMGGLECQGEGRETKPCQQVQCPINGEWGPWSPWGVCSVTCDGGIQIRKRLCTDPAPKFGGKDCIGLGKEEQQCNTEKCPIDGCLSSPCFSGTKCTSFPDGTFKCGACPPGYSGDGITCKDVDECTAVPDACFTLNGVHRCENTEPGYNCLPCPARYSGPHPYGRGVEEATANKQTCVPRNPCKDGTHDCNKHANCIYLGIFSDAMYRCECKPGYAGNGHICGEDTDLDGWPNRDLLCVTNATYHCKKDNCPNLPNSGQEDYDKDGTGDACDDDDDNDGIPDDRDNCQFVFNPTQYDDDRDEVGNLCDNCPYEPNTDQADTDNNGEGDACAIDIDGDGILNEKDNCPYVYNVDQRDSDRDGVGDHCDNCPLEHNPDQADSDSDRVGDKCDSNEDIDEDGHQNNLDNCPYISNANQADHDKDGIGDACDHDDDNDGVPDDKDNCRLVFNPDQIDSDGDGRGDICKDDFDLDNVLDIDDVCPENFAISETDFRRFQMVPLDPKGTSQIDPNWVVRHQGKELVQTVNCDPGIAVGYDEFNAVDFSGTFFINTDRDDDYAGFVFGYQSSSRFYVVMWKQITQTYWSHHPTKAQGYSGLSIKVVNSTTGPGEHLRNALWHTGDTAGQVRTLWHDPKNIGWKDYTAYRWHLTHRPKTGHIRVVMYEGKKIMADSGVINDKTYAGGRLGLFVFSQEMVYFSDLKYECRDTY; encoded by the exons ATGATGTTGAGTGCGCTCTTTTTACTATTGATGGTATGGAACTGCGAGGGCGTCAGGTTACCAG AAAACCGAGATGACAACAGCATCTTTGATTTGTTTGAACTTGCCCGAGTCCCCCCCAAACACAGTGGAGTGAGCTTAGTGAAAGGTCCAGACCCCAACAGTCCCGCTTACAAGATCCTGAACCCGAACCTGATCCCCTCGGTTCCCGAGGTCTCCTTCAGAGACATAATTGATTCCATCCAGACAGAAAAGGGATTTCTCCTCTTGGCCACCTTCAAACAAGCCAGGAAGACCCGGGGCAGCATTCTGACTGTGGAAAAGAAGGACGGTTCCGGACCCGTTTTTGAGATCATCTCTAACGGAAAAGCGAACAGCCTGGATCTGGTTTACACTACCATGAACAAGCAACAGGTGGTGTCCATCGACGATGCCTTCCTGTCTACCGGAGGCTGGAAGAACATCACCCTCTTCGTTCAGGAGGACCGGGCACAGCTGTACGTGGGCTGCGAAGAGGTCAACATCGCCGAGCTGGACGCGTCCATCCACAGAATTCTAACTCAGGAAGTGGCAGACTCCGCCAACCTCAGGATCGGCAAGGGAGCCGTGAAAGACAGATTTATG GGCGTGCTGCAGAATGTGCGCTTCGTTTTCAGGACCAGCCTCGAGGCTATTCTGCGCAACATGGGATGCCAGAGCCAAA GTACCATCTCAGAGGTCATCACTCTGGACAACCCAGTGAATGGCTCCAGCCCAGCTATCCGCACCGACTACACCGGCCACAAGACCAAAG atgcCCCAGGCGTGTGTGGCTTCACCTGTGAAGACCTGGACAGCATGTTTAAGGAGCTCAAGGGTCTCGGCATGGTGGTCAAGCAGCTGTCCAACGAACTCCGTGAAGTG ACCAAAGACAACCAGCTGATCATGAGTACCATGAAGATCCACAGCGGCGTGTGCCTGCACAACGGCATCGTCTATAACGACCGCGACGAGTGGACCGTGGACGCCTGCACAGAGTGCACGTGCCAG AACTCTGCCACCGTCTGCCGGAGGATCTCCTGCCCGCTGGTGCCCTGCCAGAACGCCACCGTGCCAGAGGGACAGTGCTGCCCACGCTGCGGAGAAA tcGATACCGAAGGAGCTGGCTGGTCCCCTTGGTCCGAGTGGACCCAGTGCTCCGTCACCTGTGGAAGGGGCACCCAGACCCGCGGCCGCTCCTGCGACCGCATCACCAACAGCTGTGAGGGCTCCTCTGTGCAGACCCGGGACTGCTTCCTGCAGGAATGCGATAAGCGAT TCAGACAAGATGGCGGTTGGAGCCACTGGTCGCCCTGGTCCTCGTGCTCCGTCACCTGTGGAGAGGGGGTCATCACTCGCATCCGCCTCTgcaactcccccaccccccagatGGGGGGCCTCGAGTGCCAGGGAGAGGGCCGCGAAACCAAGCCCTGCCAGCAGGTCCAGTGTCCCA TCAACGGAGAATGGGGTCCGTGGTCTCCATGGGGGGTGTGCTCTGTCACCTGCGACGGCGGCATCCAGATCAGGAAGCGTCTCTGCACCGACCCCGCTCCCAAGTTTGGCGGCAAGGACTGCATTGGCCTGGGCAAGGAGGAGCAGCAGTGCAACACAGAGAAATGCCCCATCGATGGCTGCCTGTCCAGCCCCTGCTTCTCTGGCACCAAGTGCACCAGTTTCCCCGACGGCACCTTCAAGTGTGGAGCCTGCCCACCTGGCTACTCTGGGGATGGCATCACCTGCAAAGACGTCGATGAG TGCACGGCCGTACCTGACGCCTGCTTCACGCTTAACGGAGTGCACCGCTGCGAGAACACCGAGCCCGGATATAACTGCCTGCCCTGCCCCGCGCGCTACTCCGGCCCCCACCCCTACGGCAGGGGAGTGGAGGAAGCCACAGCCAACAAGCAG acgtGCGTTCCCCGTAACCCGTGCAAGGACGGCACCCACGACTGCAACAAGCACGCCAACTGCATCTACCTGGGCATCTTCTCGGACGCCATGTACCGCTGCGAGTGCAAGCCGGGCTACGCCGGCAACGGCCACATCTGCGGCGAGGACACCGACCTGGACGGCTGGCCCAACCGCGACCTGCTGTGCGTCACCAACGCCACCTACCACTGCAAGAAG GACAACTGCCCCAACCTCCCCAACTCTGGCCAGGAGGACTACGACAAGGACGGCACTGGAGACGCTtgcgatgacgatgatgacaacGATGGGATCCCTGATGATAGG GACAACTGCCAGTTTGTCTTCAACCCCACTCAGTACGACGATGACCGTGACGAGGTCGGTAACCTGTGCGATAACTGCCCATACGAACCCAACACTGACCAGGCTGATACGGATAACAATGGAGAGGGAGATGCCTGTGCTATTGACATTGATGGCGATG GTATCCTGAACGAGAAGGATAACTGCCCATACGTCTACAACGTTGACCAGAGAGACTCTGACAGAGATGGAGTTGGAGACCACTGCGATAACTGCCCCCTGGAGCACAACCCTGATCAG GCTGACTCTGACTCGGACCGCGTGGGAGACAAATGTGACAGCAACGAGGACATTGACGAGGACGGCCACCAGAACAACTTGGACAACTGCCCCTACATCTCCAACGCCAACCAGGCCGACCATGACAAAGACGGCATTGGGGATGCCTGCGACCACGATGACGATAACGACGGCGTTCCTGATGACAAGGATAACTGCAGGCTGGTCTTCAACCCTGACCAGATTGATTCAGATG GTGATGGTCGTGGAGATATTTGCAAGGACGACTTCGATCTGGACAATGTGCTCGATATCGATGACGTGTGCCCTGAAAACTTCGCCATCAGTGAAACGGACTTCCGCCGCTTCCAAATGGTTCCATTGGACCCCAAGGGTACGTCTCAGATCGACCCCAACTGGGTGGTGCGCCACCAGGGCAAGGAGCTGGTGCAGACCGTCAACTGCGACCCTGGCATTGCTGTTg GTTACGATGAGTTCAATGCCGTGGACTTCAGCGGCACCTTCTTCATCAACACAGATCGTGATGACGACTACGCCGGCTTTGTGTTCGGCTACCAGTCCAGCTCGCGCTTCTACGTGGTGATGTGGAAGCAGATCACGCAGACGTACTGGTCTCACCACCCCACCAAGGCCCAGGGCTACTCCGGCCTGTCCATCAAGGTGGTGAACTCCACCACCGGCCCCGGAGAGCACCTGAGGAACGCACTGTGGCATACGGGAGACACCGCTGGACAG GTCCGCACTCTTTGGCACGACCCTAAGAACATTGGCTGGAAGGACTACACCGCCTACAGATGGCACCTGACCCACAGGCCCAAGACCGGACACATTAG AGTGGTGATGTATGAAGGCAAGAAGATCATGGCTGACTCTGGAGTCATCAATGACAAGACGTACGCTGGTGGAAGACTAGGACTCTTCGTCTTTTCTCAGGAGATGGTTTACTTCTCAGACCTCAAATACGAATGCCGAG ATACTTATTAA